The Blautia hydrogenotrophica DSM 10507 genome window below encodes:
- a CDS encoding amino acid ABC transporter ATP-binding/permease protein translates to MSKAEKNTGVVGHRRTGIQIMGQLIGLVRPLLPVMCAAILLGVIGYLCAIFLTILAGYGMIHGILSVLGVNTTPENAGFLASLSLVSLAVVLVVLAVLRGVLHYGEQYCNHFIAFKLLAIIRHKTFAVLRKLCPAKLEGRDKGNLISIITSDIELLEVFYAHTISPIAIAFLTSLVMVIFIGVHSLGAGLLALAGYVTVGVAIPLVNGRKGAAKGMEFRTSFGDLNSFILGSLRGLDETIQYGDGQNRMSQMEKRSRELGKMQKDLNRLEASQKSVTNLAILLFSFGMLFLMLYSYLGSSVSFENFLIATIAMMGSFGPVVALSSLSNNLNQTLASGERVLSLLEEIPQVEEVTGQEEIGFAGAAACQVDFSYEEEQILKDYSIQIPKGRIIGIHGVSGSGKSTLLKLLMRFWDVQQGQMQISGEDVRRVNTSNLRDLESYVTQETYLFHDSIANNIAVGKPGADRDEIMEAAKKASIHDFIMTLPKGYDTQVGELGDTLSGGERQRIGIARAFLHDAPLMLLDEPTSNLDSLNEGMILKSLKESWDEKTVVLVSHRKSTMNLADIVYTMDHGRLS, encoded by the coding sequence ATGAGCAAAGCCGAAAAAAATACAGGAGTGGTGGGACACAGAAGAACCGGAATTCAGATCATGGGTCAATTGATTGGGCTGGTCCGTCCCCTGCTGCCGGTCATGTGTGCGGCGATTTTGCTGGGAGTGATCGGCTATCTCTGCGCGATTTTCCTCACGATTCTGGCAGGATATGGGATGATTCACGGAATTCTATCGGTATTGGGAGTTAACACGACTCCGGAAAACGCAGGCTTTTTGGCCTCTTTAAGCCTGGTCAGTCTAGCTGTGGTGCTGGTGGTGCTGGCTGTGTTAAGAGGCGTTCTTCACTATGGAGAGCAGTACTGTAACCATTTTATTGCGTTTAAGCTGCTGGCGATCATTCGCCACAAGACCTTTGCGGTGCTTCGAAAGCTCTGTCCCGCGAAGCTGGAAGGAAGAGACAAGGGAAATCTGATATCAATTATCACCTCAGATATTGAACTGCTGGAGGTCTTCTATGCGCACACGATCTCTCCCATTGCCATCGCGTTTTTGACATCCCTTGTGATGGTGATCTTCATCGGCGTGCATTCGCTGGGAGCGGGTCTGCTGGCACTGGCAGGCTATGTGACGGTCGGCGTGGCGATACCTCTGGTGAACGGAAGAAAGGGCGCTGCAAAGGGAATGGAATTTCGAACCTCCTTCGGTGATCTGAACAGCTTTATCCTGGGTTCTCTGAGGGGGCTAGATGAGACGATTCAGTATGGAGACGGACAAAACCGTATGAGCCAGATGGAGAAACGTTCCAGAGAGCTTGGCAAAATGCAGAAAGATCTGAACCGTCTGGAAGCGTCCCAGAAGTCGGTGACGAACCTGGCAATTTTGCTGTTTTCCTTTGGGATGCTGTTTTTGATGCTCTATTCTTATCTGGGAAGTAGTGTCAGCTTTGAGAATTTCTTGATTGCGACCATTGCCATGATGGGGTCTTTCGGACCGGTGGTAGCTCTGTCGAGCCTCTCCAACAATCTAAATCAGACTCTTGCCAGCGGGGAGAGGGTGCTCTCTCTTCTGGAAGAGATTCCGCAGGTGGAGGAAGTGACCGGGCAGGAAGAGATTGGCTTTGCGGGGGCGGCAGCTTGCCAGGTGGATTTCTCTTACGAGGAGGAGCAGATTTTGAAGGACTATTCCATCCAGATTCCCAAGGGGAGAATCATTGGTATTCACGGAGTCAGCGGCTCCGGGAAGTCTACGCTGCTGAAGCTGCTGATGCGTTTCTGGGACGTGCAACAGGGACAGATGCAAATCTCCGGGGAAGATGTCCGTAGAGTGAATACCTCGAATCTGAGAGATTTGGAGTCATACGTGACGCAGGAAACTTATCTGTTTCACGATTCCATTGCCAATAATATAGCGGTGGGAAAACCGGGAGCTGATAGAGATGAGATCATGGAAGCTGCAAAAAAGGCTTCCATTCATGATTTTATCATGACCCTCCCAAAGGGCTACGATACGCAGGTAGGGGAGCTGGGAGATACGCTCTCAGGCGGGGAGCGGCAGAGAATCGGAATTGCCAGGGCTTTTCTTCACGATGCGCCGCTGATGCTACTGGATGAACCTACCAGTAATCTGGATTCCCTAAATGAGGGAATGATTTTGAAATCTCTAAAGGAATCCTGGGATGAGAAGACGGTAGTTCTGGTCTCTCATAGAAAATCCACAATGAATCTAGCAGATATCGTCTATACGATGGACCATGGACGCCTTTCGTAA